The proteins below come from a single Psychrobacter sp. PL19 genomic window:
- the pyrH gene encoding UMP kinase yields the protein MSDKNPRYSRILLKLSGEALAGGKDMGIDSEVLDKMSLSIAHLRGLGVQVGIVVGGGNLYRGAQLQKEGLVGRVTGDQMGMLATVMNGLAMRDALERRNIKTRLMSALPIGEVTESYSSRNAIRYLKNGEVCIFVAGTGNPFFTTDTAACLRGIEIEAGLILKATKVDGVYDKDPSLHADAVKYDGLTFDEVLEQKLGVMDLTAIALCREHNVPLQVFDMTKPNALLNVIMGENEGTRVYH from the coding sequence ATGTCTGACAAAAACCCCCGTTACTCTCGTATTCTGCTAAAACTCTCTGGCGAAGCTTTAGCTGGCGGCAAAGACATGGGTATTGATAGTGAAGTGCTTGATAAAATGAGCTTATCCATTGCGCATTTACGTGGTCTGGGGGTGCAAGTTGGCATCGTCGTGGGCGGTGGTAACTTATATCGCGGTGCGCAGCTACAAAAAGAAGGCTTGGTCGGCCGAGTTACTGGTGACCAAATGGGTATGCTAGCCACAGTAATGAATGGTTTAGCGATGCGTGATGCCCTTGAGCGCCGCAATATTAAAACCCGCTTGATGTCAGCTTTACCGATTGGTGAGGTAACCGAAAGCTATAGCAGCCGTAATGCGATTCGCTATCTCAAAAACGGCGAAGTTTGTATTTTCGTTGCCGGTACTGGCAATCCATTCTTTACGACTGATACTGCAGCCTGTTTGCGCGGCATCGAGATTGAGGCCGGTCTGATTCTTAAAGCCACCAAAGTTGATGGCGTCTATGACAAAGATCCTAGCCTGCATGCTGATGCGGTCAAATATGACGGTTTGACCTTTGATGAAGTCTTAGAGCAAAAGCTTGGCGTGATGGATTTGACTGCGATTGCACTATGCCGTGAACACAATGTGCCGTTACAAGTGTTTGATATGACTAAGCCCAATGCCTTGTTAAATGTCATTATGGGCGAAAATGAAGGCACGCGCGTTTATCATTGA
- the rimO gene encoding 30S ribosomal protein S12 methylthiotransferase RimO, producing MPKISIPSNDSTVTIKPTTLSTHPVDALNTESHASNTHGIKNSASVFNPAQSQTQNERVVDSAQPYHHKANHNQNRSIAQSGDATIQANISATASSPATTAPKIGFVSLGCPKALVDSERIITELSRDGYQVASDYEGADLVVVNTCGFIESAVQESLDAIGEAISKNGKVIVTGCLGKEADKIRKMHPAVLAVTGAHAYDEVIRAVALHVPKPDRSTDKDYNPKIDLINEAGIKLTPSHYAYLKISEGCNHRCTFCIIPSLRGDLVSRPIDSVMNEAMALKNAGVKELLIISQDTSAYGLDLKYKTSFWNGMPLKSKFYDLCQALNDLGIWVRLHYVYPYPHVDKVVQLMSEKKLLPYLDIPFQHASHSILKAMKRPAHSENTLARIHAWRAICPDIVIRSTFVVGFPGETEADFQCLLDWLVEARLDRVGAFTYSEVEGAVANDLPNPVPEAIKQQRYERFMTLQQTISAQKLQEKIGRTLTVLVDEIDFEENVAICRSYADAPEIDGHVYVDDITTAVKVGQFLTVTVDDASEYDLFASYNG from the coding sequence ATGCCCAAGATTTCTATCCCATCTAATGATTCTACGGTGACGATTAAGCCCACTACTTTATCTACTCATCCAGTTGATGCTCTAAATACAGAGTCGCATGCTTCTAATACGCACGGTATCAAGAACAGCGCCAGCGTATTTAATCCTGCGCAATCTCAAACACAAAATGAGCGCGTGGTAGACAGCGCTCAGCCATATCATCATAAAGCCAATCACAATCAAAACCGCAGTATCGCTCAAAGTGGCGATGCAACCATACAGGCAAACATCAGCGCGACCGCCTCTAGTCCAGCAACGACTGCGCCAAAGATTGGGTTTGTATCGTTAGGCTGTCCTAAAGCGTTGGTCGATAGTGAACGTATTATCACTGAGCTGAGCCGTGATGGTTATCAGGTTGCTAGTGATTATGAAGGCGCAGATTTAGTGGTAGTTAATACCTGCGGCTTTATCGAATCAGCGGTACAAGAGTCGTTGGATGCTATCGGTGAAGCCATTAGCAAAAACGGAAAAGTGATTGTCACTGGTTGCCTCGGCAAAGAAGCGGACAAAATCCGCAAGATGCACCCTGCGGTATTGGCAGTGACTGGCGCGCACGCCTATGATGAAGTGATTAGGGCGGTAGCGCTACACGTACCGAAGCCTGACCGCAGCACCGATAAAGATTATAATCCTAAAATAGATTTGATTAACGAGGCGGGGATTAAGCTAACGCCCAGTCACTATGCCTATTTAAAGATTTCAGAAGGCTGTAATCATCGTTGCACTTTTTGCATTATCCCAAGCTTACGTGGCGATTTGGTATCGCGCCCGATTGATAGCGTGATGAATGAGGCGATGGCGCTCAAAAACGCTGGGGTCAAAGAGCTGTTAATCATTTCGCAAGACACTTCTGCGTATGGTTTGGATTTAAAGTACAAAACCAGCTTTTGGAACGGTATGCCGCTAAAGTCTAAATTTTATGACTTATGCCAAGCGCTGAATGATTTAGGCATTTGGGTGCGTCTGCACTATGTCTATCCTTATCCGCACGTGGATAAAGTGGTTCAGTTAATGAGTGAAAAGAAGCTGTTACCTTATCTGGATATTCCCTTCCAACATGCCAGTCATAGCATCCTAAAGGCCATGAAACGTCCAGCGCATAGTGAAAATACTCTGGCACGTATTCATGCATGGCGTGCTATTTGTCCTGATATCGTCATTCGCTCAACCTTCGTGGTCGGCTTCCCAGGGGAAACTGAAGCAGACTTTCAGTGTTTGCTTGATTGGTTAGTCGAGGCACGTCTCGATCGCGTGGGCGCTTTCACTTATTCAGAAGTAGAAGGTGCAGTGGCCAACGATTTGCCCAATCCCGTACCTGAAGCTATTAAGCAACAACGTTATGAGCGCTTTATGACCTTGCAACAAACTATCTCTGCGCAGAAATTGCAAGAGAAAATTGGCAGAACCTTAACCGTATTAGTCGATGAGATTGACTTTGAAGAGAACGTTGCGATCTGCCGTAGTTATGCCGATGCGCCAGAAATTGACGGTCATGTTTATGTTGATGATATTACTACTGCTGTAAAAGTTGGCCAGTTCTTAACAGTTACTGTTGACGATGCTAGTGAATATGATTTGTTCGCCAGTTATAATGGTTAA